AGAAGATGCCGATCACGAGCACGGCCAGGGTGATCATCAGCGCGCCGCTTTGCAGGAACACGTTGGCGATGCCCGCGATCAGCACCAGGATCGCGCCGATGAACATGAACTTCGCCATGCCCGACAGGTCGCGCTTGACGATCGTGGACATCGTGGCCATGCCCAGGAAGATCGCGCCCGTGCCGGCGAACGCCATCATGACGAGGCTCGCGCCGTTGCCGAAGCCGAGCACGATGGCCAGCAGCCGCGAGAGCATCAGGCCCATGAAGAAGGTGAACGCCAGCAGGATCGGCACGCCGGCCGCGGAGTTCTTGAACTTCTCGATGGCGAACATGAAGCCGAACGCGCCCGCCAGGAAGACGACCAGGCCGACGCCGGGCGACATCGCGCGGGTGATGCCCGTGGCCACGCCCAGCCAGGCGCCCAGCACCGTCGGGATCATGGAAAGCGCCAGCAGCCAGTAGGTGTTGCGCAGGACGCGGTTGCGTTCCTGGACGGACGGAAGCGCATGGCCGCCGTAGCCGTAGGGGGTGGTGACTCGCTCGTTCATACCAAAGCTCCTTTGCCTGGAACGGGAAGTTGGATGCAAAGATTCTAGGCGGGTTCCCCAACCGTTCCCGCGTAAAGCCCCCACGCGGCCCCGCCGTTATGCTCCGGCTCTCATTTTTCAGCCCCGAGCAACCATGAAGACCAAGCCCGCCCTCGAACTGTCCGACGTCAAGAAGATCGCCGCCGCCGCGGAAGCCGAAGCCCTGAAGAACCAGTGGGCCGTGTCCATCGCCATCGTCGACGACGGCGGCCACCTGCTGTGGCTGCAGCGGCTGGATGGCGCCGCGCCCATCTCGGCCCACATCGCGCCGGCCAAGGCCAACACCGCCGCCGTCGGGCGCCGCGAGAGCCGCGTCTACGAGGAGATGATCAACGGCGGCCGCGTGTCCTTCCTCAGCGCGCCCGAGCTGCGGGGCCTGCTCGAAGGCGGCGTGCCGATCCTCAAGGACGGGCAATGCCTCGGCGCCGTCGGCGTCAGCGGCGTGAAGTCCAGCGAGGACGCGCAGATCGCCCGCGCCGGCATTGCCGCCATCGGGCTCTGACGCGCCCGGCTACTTCGTAAGGATCAGCTTGCCGGTGCGGGTGGCCTGCAACCTGTAGAGCTCGCCGTTGTGGTGGATCTCCACCGCGCGGTG
The sequence above is a segment of the Ramlibacter henchirensis genome. Coding sequences within it:
- a CDS encoding Bax inhibitor-1/YccA family protein; its protein translation is MNERVTTPYGYGGHALPSVQERNRVLRNTYWLLALSMIPTVLGAWLGVATGITRAMSPGVGLVVFLAGAFGFMFAIEKFKNSAAGVPILLAFTFFMGLMLSRLLAIVLGFGNGASLVMMAFAGTGAIFLGMATMSTIVKRDLSGMAKFMFIGAILVLIAGIANVFLQSGALMITLAVLVIGIFSFFILYDLKRVRDGEETNYITATLGVYLSIYNVFQALLAIFGIGGSSE
- a CDS encoding GlcG/HbpS family heme-binding protein, producing MKTKPALELSDVKKIAAAAEAEALKNQWAVSIAIVDDGGHLLWLQRLDGAAPISAHIAPAKANTAAVGRRESRVYEEMINGGRVSFLSAPELRGLLEGGVPILKDGQCLGAVGVSGVKSSEDAQIARAGIAAIGL